CTGTTGGCCTCGTCTACAGCAACCAGACGGCCGAGGAGATGAACAGCGACACCTTTGACGAGCGGCGCCACAGCAACCCAGCCGCTGTGCTGAAACACTTCGGCTTCAAGGCTGGTCCGCTGATTCTGGGCCGCTGGGGTTTTCAGATGCGCACCTTCATGCCCATTCCAGGGAAAGCCAAGTGGGCGCACCCCATCGTCTCCTTCCGGGGCACGGAGGGCGTCAAGTATGACCCCCTGGGCGACAATGCCGCGAAGGCCGCCAAAGCCAAGGGCGGCTCGGTTGCCGAGCAGGCGCAGGCCCGGCGGGAGGGGATTGAGGGGACGGTCGACACCATCATGGGCGACCTCTCGCCCAAGCAGGTGGGCTGGTACCACGTGCAACCGAACGAAGACCTGATTCTGGCGAATTTGCAACGACTCAAGGGCAAAGCTGTTTCAACCGGCCACAGCTTAGGGGGCGCTATTGCCCAGCTGGTTCCGGCCCTGCATCCGGAGTACTTCGACTCAGTGGTGACCTTTCAGGCCGCGAACATCGACAAGGCGGAAGTCGCCAAAATGCGGCAGCACAATGTGGGGGAAGGCAAGGCCGACCCCGTGCTGGCCCGACATTACCGGGTGGAAGGCGACATCGTCCCCACCGCCGGGCAGCAAGCCCTGGATGGGCAGATCACCTACTTTGACCGGGTGAGCCGGGACAAAGGCACGCAGGAGCCGTTTGGCAACAGTGCGCTGGAGAACATCGCCTCCGGGCACGTCACCCCGATGCTGAGCACCTACATCCGGGGCCAGAAGAGCCTCAGTGAGGACCTGCAGGTGATTGCCGACCAGGGCCTCCGGGACGAAGCGACGCTCAGTGCCAAGCCTGGGGAAAAGCTGCAGGACGTCAAAACGGTCTTTGCCGGCAACTACAGCACGGCGCAGGACCCGCGCATCCAGGCGGAGAACAAGCGGCAGACCCTGGCCAACAATGTCAACCTCTATCCAGGCACCGACCTGTTCGAGGCCACCGTCTACGCCAACATCGCCTACAACACGCTGCTGTCACACGTAGAGAACCTGGCGGCAGACAAGAGTATCAAGACGCTCGCCGAGTTCAAGAAACGGGTGAACGAGCTGATGGCGGGGTCGGCTCCGTTGCCCCTTGATCCGGATGATGTGGCGCTGAGCAAGGTGCTGAAGATGGATCACTACGAAACGGACTACGAGGCCCGGCCCATGTCCACGGGCTACGGCATGCCGATCTTCCCGAAAAAGGCCACGCCGATTGAGACCTACTTCCGCCAGGGCGTGCGAGTCCCCGCAACCGTCGAGGAACAGGTGCGAAACCAGTTGGAAACGATCTGGAAGTCGTGGAGGGGACAATGAAACGCCTCATCCTGCTGGCCCTGGCACTGATGGCTTGCCGCCCCGCTCCCGCCGAGACCCTTCAACAGACCAAAGGAAGTGCCCTCCTGACCCCTGAGCAGCTCAACCAGCTGATCCTTGACCGCCTTGCTCAAAGTGATTTTCAGCAGATTGACCGGGTTAAGTTTTATGGCCCTGGGTCAGACCAGGAAGGAACGCGGTCGTATGTGTCCAAGCTGTCCCGGGACGAGGTTCTGGGGATTTTCGCTGAGATGATTGAGCCACATGTGGTCGACATGCGCTGGGCCGAAGATTATGGGCAATTCCACGGCACCTTCCGTGTCAAGAGCGACCCGAAGATGCTCTTCGGCCTGGCCGTCAGTTTCATCAAGGAAAAGACCGATACGTTCAAAGCGGCACCTGAAATCCTGAAGGAGAACCAGAGCGACATTGTGTACACGCCGCCTGTCGTTTGGGACGAGCCCTGAGACAGTGAGGCTGGCCGCCTTGTGGTTGACGGCCCTGCTGAGCGCTTGCCAGCCGGGTCCTGCTGAGAGCAGAGCAGACGCACTGAAGCCAGCTCTGCTCTCCCCGGAGC
This Deinococcus multiflagellatus DNA region includes the following protein-coding sequences:
- a CDS encoding alpha/beta hydrolase family protein, translating into MLETQARRPASITATQTAPSKAATPAAVKPAAALPAYVQAEIQRNAAKIKGMAGRSNQIALFLDEWIEKRTRQLLMDQTVKANLGEHGAAIPDWADGASNGVAGTLLGAAAAQDITSGVTRRLTSTRYSASEITIGNLAGAYQARDTLGSAATSHDVTILKGMLGAIPAKDRHAVAAAYAKQNGGKTLSATLGELIRDANQRGPLMALLPPPVSEETLTLDAFLEQISVGLVYSNQTAEEMNSDTFDERRHSNPAAVLKHFGFKAGPLILGRWGFQMRTFMPIPGKAKWAHPIVSFRGTEGVKYDPLGDNAAKAAKAKGGSVAEQAQARREGIEGTVDTIMGDLSPKQVGWYHVQPNEDLILANLQRLKGKAVSTGHSLGGAIAQLVPALHPEYFDSVVTFQAANIDKAEVAKMRQHNVGEGKADPVLARHYRVEGDIVPTAGQQALDGQITYFDRVSRDKGTQEPFGNSALENIASGHVTPMLSTYIRGQKSLSEDLQVIADQGLRDEATLSAKPGEKLQDVKTVFAGNYSTAQDPRIQAENKRQTLANNVNLYPGTDLFEATVYANIAYNTLLSHVENLAADKSIKTLAEFKKRVNELMAGSAPLPLDPDDVALSKVLKMDHYETDYEARPMSTGYGMPIFPKKATPIETYFRQGVRVPATVEEQVRNQLETIWKSWRGQ